A region from the Dendropsophus ebraccatus isolate aDenEbr1 chromosome 1, aDenEbr1.pat, whole genome shotgun sequence genome encodes:
- the AAGAB gene encoding alpha- and gamma-adaptin-binding protein p34, with amino-acid sequence MASVPCVLLTSCAAGFNEEDLVTQIIGSEQLPAPVQEAEEVRQYPWRIDNKYYSANVNICIVPGTTHVTPQVAESVQAFVVYFDSTTKSGLEKVSPWLPLLEDWLLDVMILVCDRACDTGVSRQSAQEWCIQHGFELVELDPEELPDEDDDFPESTGVTRIIQALNANVWSNVEMKSEQSYGIFSSLTAMNLSTESNGEPQDNVSVSSGVAAVPSTEQGRAGDSGSHSDSQADSVVDPMLDLDIRELASLTSGEGDLENFGRLFSKLQEMKDKAASMPHEQRKLHAEKVAKAFWMAIGGDRDEIEGISSDEEN; translated from the exons ATGGcctctgtcccctgtgtgctcctcaccAGCTGTGCCGCTGGATTTAACGAGGAAGACCTAGTGACAC AGATCATTGGGTCAGAACAGCTTCCTGCACCTGTACAAGAAGCTGAGGAAGTCAGACAGTACCCATGGAGGATAGACAACAAGTATTATTCGGCCAATGTGAATATCTGCATTGTACCCGGCACAACACATGTTACCCCCCAGGTGGCAGAGTCTGTCCAGGCCTTCGTTGTATACTTTGACAGCACAACA AAATCCGGTCTGGAAAAGGTGTCTCCTTGGCTTCCGCTGCTTGAAGACTGGCTGCTAGATGTTATGATCTTGGTGTGTGATCGTGCATGTGATACAG GTGTGAGCCGACAGAGCGCCCAGGagtggtgtatacagcatggtttTGAGTTGGTTGAATTGGATCCTGAGGAACTTCCAGATGAAGATG ATGATTTCCCagaatctactggtgtcacacggATAATTCAAGCTCTAAATGCCAATGTATGGTCCAATGTTGAGATGAAGAGCG AGCAATCCTATGGGATCTTCAGCTCATTGACAGCTATGAACCTCAGTACTGAGAGTAATGGGGAACCACAAGATAAT GTCTCGGTGTCGAGTGGAGTCGCCgcagtgccatccacagagcaGGGGCGTGCTGGTGACTCTGGCAGCCATAGTGATTCTCAGGCTGATTCCGTAGTAG ACCCAATGTTGGATCTTGATATCCGAGAACTCGCCAGCCTTACTTCTGGAGAAGGGGACCTGGAGAATTTTGGCCGACTTTTCAGTAAACTTCAGGAAATGAAAG ATAAAGCTGCCTCTATGCCACACGAACAAAGAAAACTTCATGCAGAAAAG GTTGCCAAAGCATTCTGGATGGCTATTGGTGGAGACCGTGATGAAATCGAAGGCATTTCTTCTGATGAGGAGAACTGA